A genomic region of Dactylococcopsis salina PCC 8305 contains the following coding sequences:
- a CDS encoding methylmalonic aciduria and homocystinuria type D protein, producing the protein MVYPSVQLPKIAPVFTLLAASKIPLEVYICQPTPFVKENLEKMLPDWTLPSTWVVIILQKAQFPLSTCSNIVEQEKQRLREQFMRFGVEVAFDLKEKGELADLIDPRSGQPLLSHPGVLNHDDVKVVSTLLGLETTPGDCTCMIHPQWGEAVYPSVMLSSAHPEMIKAVIKTATSRFRWQIRVC; encoded by the coding sequence ATGGTTTATCCCTCAGTTCAACTGCCAAAAATTGCTCCAGTTTTTACCTTGTTAGCGGCCTCAAAAATCCCTTTAGAAGTTTACATTTGTCAGCCTACTCCTTTCGTTAAAGAGAATTTGGAGAAAATGCTTCCAGATTGGACGCTCCCCAGTACCTGGGTTGTGATTATTCTCCAAAAAGCACAGTTTCCTTTATCCACTTGCTCAAACATTGTAGAGCAAGAAAAACAAAGGTTGCGAGAACAATTTATGCGCTTTGGGGTAGAAGTTGCGTTTGACTTAAAAGAAAAGGGTGAACTTGCGGATTTAATTGATCCTCGTAGTGGACAACCTTTACTCTCTCATCCAGGTGTACTCAACCATGATGATGTGAAGGTGGTTTCGACTTTACTGGGATTAGAAACGACTCCTGGAGATTGTACCTGTATGATTCATCCGCAATGGGGAGAAGCGGTTTATCCCAGTGTGATGTTATCTTCGGCGCATCCAGAAATGATTAAAGCGGTAATTAAAACAGCAACCTCTCGTTTTCGTTGGCAAATTAGGGTTTGCTGA
- the psaA gene encoding photosystem I core protein PsaA → MTISPPENEEKVRVAVDKDPVPTSFEKWGKPGHFDRTLSKGPKTTTWIWNLHADAHDFDSQGNLEDVSRKIFSAHFGHLAIIFLWLSGMYFHGARFSNYEAWLGDPTNIKPSAQVVWPIVGQEILNADVGGGFQGIQITSGFFYLWRASGFTNSYQLYCTAIGGLVMAALMLFAGWFHYHKRAPKLEWFQNVESMLNHHLAGLLGLGCLSWAGHQIHVSLPVNKLLDSGVAAKDIPLPHQFILDRSLMAELYPSFEQGLKPFFTLNWGEYADFLTFKGGLNPTTGGLWLSDTAHHHLALAVLFIIAGHMYRTNWRIGHSIKEILEAHKGPLTGEGHKGLYEILTTSWHAQLAINLAMLGSVTIIVAQHMYAMPPYPYIATDYATQLSLFTHHMWIGGFLVVGAGAHAAIFMVRDYDPAKNVNNLLDRVLRQRDALISHLNWVCIFLGFHSFGLYVHNDTMRALGRPQDMFSDSAIQLQPIFAQWVQNLHTLAPGGTAPNAIEPASYAFGGETIAVGGKVAMMPIELGTADFMVHHIHAFTIHVTVLILLKGVLYARNSRLIPDKSELGFRFPCDGPGRGGTCQVSGWDHVFLGLFWMYNALSIVIFHFSWKMQSDVWGTVSPDGTVSHITSGNFATSAITINGWLRDFLWGQSANVINSYGSALSAYGLIFLGAHFVWAFSLMFLFSGRGYWQELIESIVWAHNKLRVAPAIQPRALSIVQGRAVGVAHFLLGGIGTTWAFFIARIIAVG, encoded by the coding sequence ATGACAATAAGTCCTCCGGAAAATGAGGAAAAAGTCAGGGTAGCAGTGGATAAAGACCCGGTTCCAACTTCATTCGAGAAGTGGGGCAAACCTGGTCATTTTGACCGCACCCTGTCCAAAGGACCCAAAACCACAACTTGGATTTGGAATTTACACGCAGACGCACACGACTTTGATAGTCAAGGCAATTTAGAAGACGTTTCGCGCAAAATCTTCAGCGCACACTTCGGTCACTTAGCCATTATCTTTTTGTGGTTAAGTGGAATGTATTTTCACGGCGCTCGTTTTTCCAACTATGAGGCTTGGTTAGGCGACCCCACCAACATTAAACCTAGCGCCCAAGTGGTTTGGCCCATTGTTGGTCAAGAAATCTTGAACGCCGATGTCGGCGGTGGTTTCCAAGGGATTCAGATTACATCTGGATTCTTCTACCTCTGGCGAGCATCTGGCTTTACCAATAGTTATCAGCTTTATTGCACTGCCATTGGCGGTTTAGTCATGGCGGCGCTGATGCTATTTGCAGGTTGGTTCCACTATCACAAACGCGCTCCGAAACTGGAATGGTTCCAGAATGTGGAGTCGATGTTGAACCACCACCTCGCCGGTTTGCTAGGGTTAGGCTGTTTATCTTGGGCAGGTCACCAAATTCACGTTTCTTTACCCGTGAATAAGCTCTTGGATTCAGGAGTAGCTGCGAAAGATATTCCCTTGCCGCACCAATTTATTTTGGATAGAAGTTTGATGGCGGAACTCTATCCCAGTTTTGAACAAGGTTTAAAGCCATTCTTTACCTTGAACTGGGGAGAATACGCGGACTTCTTGACCTTCAAAGGGGGATTAAACCCAACTACAGGTGGCTTGTGGTTATCTGATACGGCTCACCACCACTTAGCATTAGCGGTGTTGTTCATTATTGCTGGTCATATGTACCGCACCAACTGGCGCATTGGTCACAGCATTAAAGAAATTTTAGAAGCGCATAAAGGTCCGTTAACCGGTGAAGGTCACAAAGGGCTTTATGAAATCCTCACAACTTCTTGGCACGCTCAGTTAGCCATCAACTTGGCAATGTTGGGTTCAGTGACAATTATTGTGGCGCAGCATATGTACGCGATGCCTCCGTATCCTTACATTGCGACGGATTACGCAACTCAATTGTCTCTGTTTACTCACCATATGTGGATCGGTGGCTTCTTGGTTGTCGGTGCGGGAGCGCACGCGGCGATCTTTATGGTGCGAGATTATGATCCAGCGAAAAATGTGAATAATTTGCTCGATCGGGTCTTGCGTCAAAGAGATGCGTTAATTTCCCACCTGAACTGGGTTTGCATCTTCTTAGGCTTCCACAGCTTCGGATTATATGTCCACAACGACACGATGCGTGCATTAGGTCGTCCCCAAGATATGTTCTCCGATAGCGCGATTCAACTACAGCCGATTTTTGCCCAGTGGGTACAAAATCTGCACACCCTTGCTCCTGGCGGCACCGCTCCCAACGCGATCGAGCCAGCAAGTTACGCCTTCGGTGGAGAAACGATCGCCGTCGGTGGTAAAGTCGCCATGATGCCCATTGAACTCGGCACGGCGGACTTTATGGTGCATCATATTCACGCTTTCACCATTCACGTCACCGTACTGATCCTCCTGAAAGGGGTCTTGTACGCTCGGAACTCCCGTCTGATTCCAGATAAATCAGAACTCGGATTCCGTTTCCCCTGTGATGGTCCAGGTCGTGGCGGTACTTGCCAGGTTTCCGGTTGGGACCATGTGTTCCTCGGTTTATTCTGGATGTATAACGCCCTCTCGATCGTCATCTTCCACTTCAGTTGGAAAATGCAATCGGACGTTTGGGGAACGGTCTCACCAGATGGCACGGTCTCTCACATCACCTCTGGTAACTTTGCCACCAGCGCGATTACCATTAACGGTTGGTTGCGTGACTTCCTCTGGGGGCAATCCGCGAACGTGATTAACTCCTACGGTTCGGCTCTGTCTGCCTATGGTTTAATCTTCTTGGGAGCGCACTTTGTCTGGGCATTTAGCTTGATGTTCTTATTCAGTGGTCGTGGCTACTGGCAAGAATTAATCGAGTCGATCGTCTGGGCGCATAATAAGCTCAGAGTTGCTCCAGCAATCCAACCCCGCGCTCTCAGCATTGTGCAAGGACGTGCAGTAGGAGTGGCTCACTTCCTACTAGGCGGCATTGGTACAACCTGGGCGTTCTTTATCGCCAGAATCATCGCCGTCGGTTGA
- the psaB gene encoding photosystem I core protein PsaB, translating to MATKFPKFSQDLAQDPTTRRIWYGIATAHDFESHDGMTEENLYQKIFASHFGHIAIIFLWTSGTLFHVAWQGNFEQWIKDPLNVRPIAHAIWDPHFGEAAVDAFTQAGASNPVNIAYSGVYHWFYTIGMTTNSELYQGAVFLLLLSAVFLFAGWLHLQPKFRPSLSWFKNAESRLNHHLAGLFGVSSLAWAGHLVHVAIPESRGQHVGWDNFLQVKPHPAGLGPFFSGNWGVYAENPDTANHIFGTSEGAGSAILTFLGGFHPQTESLWLTDMAHHHLAIAVIFIIAGHMYRTNFGIGHSIREMLDAKEGLFGSKVEGQFNLPHQGLYDTLNNSLHFQLALALAALGTVTSLVAQHMYSLPPYAFIARDYTTQAALYTHHQYIAGFIMVGAFAHGAIFLIRDYDPEQNKGNVLDRVLQHKEAIISHLSWVSLFLGFHTLGLYVHNDVVVAFGTPEKQILIEPVFAQFVQSAHGKALYGMDALLSNADSVASNAGAAWLPGWLDAINSGDNSLFLTIGPGDFLVHHAIALGLHTTTLILVKGALDARGSKLMPDKKDFGYSFPCDGPGRGGTCDISAWDAFYLAVFWMLNTLGWITFYWHWKHLGVWQGNVAQFNESSTYLMGWLRDYLWLNSAQLINGYNTFGMNNLSVWAWMFLFGHLVWATGFMFLISWRGYWQELIETIVWAHERTPLANLVRWKDKPVALSIVQARLVGLAHFSVGYILTYAAFLIASTSSLFG from the coding sequence ATGGCAACCAAATTTCCAAAATTTAGCCAAGACCTTGCTCAAGATCCAACAACTCGTCGGATTTGGTACGGGATTGCAACCGCTCACGACTTTGAAAGCCATGATGGGATGACAGAGGAGAATCTTTACCAAAAGATTTTTGCCTCTCACTTTGGACACATTGCCATCATCTTCCTGTGGACTTCCGGTACCCTATTCCACGTTGCTTGGCAAGGTAATTTTGAACAGTGGATTAAAGACCCTTTAAACGTCCGTCCCATTGCCCACGCAATTTGGGACCCTCACTTTGGCGAAGCTGCGGTCGATGCGTTTACGCAAGCTGGTGCTTCTAACCCTGTAAACATTGCTTACTCTGGTGTTTACCACTGGTTCTACACCATTGGCATGACCACCAACAGTGAACTTTACCAAGGCGCAGTGTTCTTGTTATTGCTGTCTGCTGTGTTCCTGTTTGCAGGATGGCTACACTTACAACCGAAGTTCCGTCCCAGTCTTTCTTGGTTCAAAAACGCTGAATCTCGTTTAAACCACCACTTAGCAGGTTTATTCGGCGTGAGTTCCTTAGCTTGGGCAGGTCACTTGGTTCACGTCGCAATTCCTGAATCTCGGGGTCAGCACGTGGGTTGGGATAACTTCCTGCAAGTGAAACCTCACCCTGCTGGTTTAGGACCTTTCTTTAGTGGGAACTGGGGTGTGTATGCAGAAAATCCTGATACTGCTAACCACATATTTGGCACTTCCGAAGGCGCTGGATCAGCCATCTTAACTTTCCTCGGTGGCTTCCATCCCCAAACCGAATCGCTGTGGTTAACTGATATGGCTCACCACCACCTCGCGATCGCGGTAATCTTCATTATTGCGGGTCATATGTACCGTACCAACTTCGGTATTGGTCACAGCATCCGCGAAATGCTCGATGCCAAAGAAGGGCTTTTCGGCTCTAAGGTAGAAGGACAGTTTAACCTGCCTCACCAAGGGCTTTATGACACCTTAAATAACTCCTTACACTTCCAGTTAGCATTAGCACTGGCAGCGTTAGGAACTGTTACCTCTTTGGTAGCACAACATATGTATTCCCTGCCGCCTTATGCGTTTATCGCACGGGATTACACCACGCAAGCGGCGCTTTATACTCACCACCAGTACATTGCGGGCTTCATTATGGTGGGTGCATTTGCTCACGGTGCGATTTTCTTAATCCGTGACTACGATCCCGAACAAAATAAAGGAAACGTACTCGATCGCGTTCTTCAGCACAAAGAAGCGATTATCTCTCACTTAAGTTGGGTTTCTCTGTTCTTAGGATTCCACACTTTAGGACTCTATGTTCACAACGACGTAGTAGTTGCCTTTGGTACTCCTGAGAAACAAATTCTCATCGAACCTGTGTTCGCTCAATTTGTACAAAGCGCACACGGAAAAGCCCTGTATGGTATGGATGCGTTGTTATCTAACGCTGACAGTGTTGCCTCTAACGCAGGAGCCGCTTGGCTCCCGGGTTGGCTTGATGCCATCAACAGTGGCGATAACTCCCTGTTCCTCACCATTGGACCTGGAGACTTCTTAGTTCACCACGCGATCGCGCTCGGACTGCACACTACAACCTTAATTCTGGTGAAAGGTGCATTAGACGCTCGTGGTTCTAAATTAATGCCGGACAAAAAAGACTTCGGTTATAGCTTCCCCTGCGACGGTCCAGGTCGTGGCGGTACTTGCGACATCTCAGCTTGGGATGCGTTCTACCTCGCCGTCTTCTGGATGTTGAACACATTAGGCTGGATTACCTTCTACTGGCACTGGAAACACCTCGGTGTCTGGCAAGGTAACGTTGCTCAGTTCAACGAATCTTCTACCTACCTCATGGGATGGTTACGGGATTATCTGTGGCTCAACTCAGCGCAGTTAATCAACGGTTATAACACCTTTGGCATGAATAACTTGTCCGTTTGGGCTTGGATGTTCCTCTTTGGACACCTCGTCTGGGCGACTGGATTTATGTTCCTCATCTCCTGGCGTGGTTACTGGCAAGAATTGATCGAAACCATTGTTTGGGCACACGAGCGCACTCCTCTAGCGAACCTCGTTCGTTGGAAAGACAAGCCCGTTGCTCTCTCCATTGTGCAAGCACGTTTAGTGGGATTAGCTCACTTCAGTGTTGGCTATATTCTCACCTACGCCGCCTTCCTCATTGCCTCAACCTCATCTCTGTTTGGTTGA
- a CDS encoding aldo/keto reductase, whose translation MLYRRFGRTELQIPVFSCGGMRYQHKWQDIPLQDVPDENQQNLEATIKRSLALGINHIETARGYGSSEMQLGQVLPKFDRSQLIIQTKVAPKDDPKEFRRQFNQSLHFLNLDYVDLLGIHGINTEELLEQTVRPGGCLDEVRKLQKAGKVRFVGFSTHGTPEVITKTIETDQFDYVNLHWYYINQANWSAIEAANRHDMGVFIISPSDKGGQLYKPPQKLVELCQPLSPMVFNDLFCLSHPQVHTLSLGASNPSDFDEHLKVLSLIEKADQILPPILERLEKTAIEQLGENWYQTWHFGLPRAEETPNNINIPVILWLQNLARSYDLIDYAKMRYNLLGKAGHWFPGEKAENVESLNLKDCLKNSPHAAKIPSLLAEAHQAFNGEAVKRLSQQ comes from the coding sequence ATGCTTTATCGTCGTTTTGGTCGTACTGAATTACAAATCCCCGTTTTTTCTTGTGGAGGAATGCGATATCAACACAAATGGCAAGATATTCCGCTTCAGGATGTTCCCGATGAAAATCAACAGAATTTAGAAGCAACAATTAAACGTTCTCTTGCGTTAGGAATTAATCATATTGAAACCGCGAGAGGATATGGAAGTTCGGAAATGCAGTTGGGTCAAGTTTTACCGAAATTCGATCGATCTCAATTAATTATTCAAACAAAAGTCGCACCAAAAGATGATCCGAAAGAATTTAGACGACAGTTTAATCAATCCTTACATTTTCTCAATTTAGATTATGTGGATTTATTGGGGATTCATGGAATTAATACCGAAGAATTATTAGAACAAACGGTTCGTCCTGGCGGTTGTTTAGATGAAGTGAGAAAATTACAAAAAGCAGGAAAAGTCAGGTTTGTTGGCTTTTCCACTCATGGGACACCCGAAGTCATTACGAAAACCATTGAAACTGATCAATTTGATTATGTAAACCTTCATTGGTATTATATCAATCAGGCGAATTGGAGCGCGATCGAAGCCGCAAATCGTCACGATATGGGGGTATTTATTATTAGTCCTTCTGATAAAGGGGGACAACTTTATAAACCGCCTCAAAAGCTGGTAGAATTATGTCAACCGTTAAGTCCAATGGTGTTTAATGACTTATTTTGTTTGAGTCATCCCCAGGTTCATACTTTATCTTTAGGTGCATCTAATCCGAGTGATTTTGATGAACATTTGAAGGTTTTATCCCTTATTGAAAAAGCCGATCAGATTTTACCGCCAATTTTAGAACGTTTAGAAAAAACCGCGATCGAGCAGTTAGGAGAAAACTGGTATCAAACCTGGCATTTCGGTTTACCTCGCGCGGAAGAAACGCCCAATAATATTAATATTCCTGTCATTTTATGGCTGCAAAATCTCGCTCGATCGTATGACTTAATTGATTATGCCAAAATGCGCTATAACTTGTTAGGAAAAGCAGGTCACTGGTTTCCTGGAGAAAAAGCAGAAAATGTGGAATCATTAAACTTAAAAGACTGTTTAAAAAATAGTCCTCACGCTGCTAAAATTCCCAGCCTTTTAGCAGAAGCACATCAAGCGTTTAATGGGGAAGCAGTGAAGCGTTTATCACAACAATAA
- a CDS encoding DUF4335 domain-containing protein, which yields MTIRRQYSLPNCSLTLEGWTGETNPNDGGNGRPLMSILVNAECRFTDPKHQSSVLQGDKNFLESLVRVVNNYAQSVLSGIIAQPTQDWVGESFSIKPLPEQNRHQLQFIRTEEGKTEEIIKIDLTTVELFDLVEAIDQLLSDGTTLPELTLSLQPRSRKIRGQNEPLAKKAKPAMVGVASLAVASIALLFAPIPEIREPETQNSQQEETSTNNTAVPSGITGILADTPRITNSQQLASLADILEANIDENWQQRGLVEQSLTYRVWVNPSGDIIGYEQLSGSDRNLSETPVLPNLLSLSSPGESPQPQAVAELEVTFNPNGVVNVETQ from the coding sequence ATGACCATTCGCCGCCAATATAGTTTACCGAATTGTTCTTTAACGCTAGAGGGTTGGACAGGAGAAACGAATCCGAATGATGGGGGAAATGGGCGACCTTTGATGTCAATTTTGGTTAACGCTGAATGTCGTTTTACTGACCCCAAACACCAGTCTTCTGTACTACAAGGAGACAAAAATTTTCTCGAAAGTTTGGTGCGAGTAGTGAATAATTACGCACAATCGGTTTTAAGTGGTATTATTGCTCAACCGACTCAAGATTGGGTGGGAGAATCGTTTTCGATTAAGCCCCTTCCAGAGCAGAATCGACACCAGTTGCAGTTTATTCGCACCGAAGAAGGAAAGACAGAAGAGATTATCAAGATTGATTTAACGACGGTTGAGTTATTCGATTTAGTAGAGGCGATCGATCAACTTTTAAGTGATGGAACAACCCTACCTGAACTTACCTTAAGCCTACAACCTCGTTCTCGGAAAATTCGCGGTCAAAATGAACCCTTAGCGAAAAAAGCAAAACCCGCGATGGTGGGTGTCGCTAGTTTAGCCGTCGCTTCGATCGCGCTGTTATTTGCTCCCATCCCAGAAATCAGAGAACCAGAAACCCAAAACTCGCAACAAGAAGAAACCAGCACCAATAACACAGCAGTTCCTTCTGGCATTACAGGAATTCTAGCGGATACTCCCAGAATCACCAACTCCCAACAATTAGCATCTTTAGCAGATATCCTCGAAGCCAACATTGATGAAAACTGGCAACAGCGAGGATTAGTAGAACAATCACTCACTTATCGCGTGTGGGTCAATCCCAGTGGTGATATTATCGGTTATGAACAACTTTCTGGAAGCGATCGCAACCTGAGCGAAACCCCAGTGTTACCGAACCTGCTTTCCCTTTCTTCCCCTGGAGAATCCCCTCAACCGCAAGCCGTCGCTGAATTAGAAGTCACCTTCAATCCCAATGGAGTCGTCAACGTGGAAACGCAATAA
- a CDS encoding prephenate/arogenate dehydrogenase produces MKLGIIGLGLIGGSLGLALRSRSHYVIGISRHEETCALAIQKGIVDEASVDFSVLSAVEVIFICTPIGAIIPTVEQLKPILSPDTILTDVGSVKAPIVEAMTPLWSNFIGGHPMAGTAQQGIEAAQLDLFTGTKYVLTPTENTPVEAQKTLTAIVQDLGTELITCSPETHDQTVAWISHLPVFVSSSLIASCVQETDREVVTLAQKLASSGFRDTSRVGGGNPELGVMMAKSNQKAVLRSLRIYRQQLDKMIHAIEEEDWEQVERMLGETREARSLFTTKK; encoded by the coding sequence ATGAAGCTCGGAATTATTGGGTTAGGATTAATTGGTGGTTCTTTAGGATTGGCGTTGCGTTCGCGATCGCATTATGTCATCGGAATTTCCCGCCATGAGGAAACTTGCGCTCTAGCGATCCAAAAAGGAATCGTTGATGAGGCTAGTGTTGATTTCTCGGTTTTGAGTGCTGTCGAGGTAATTTTTATTTGTACCCCGATCGGAGCAATTATCCCCACTGTAGAGCAATTGAAACCGATTTTATCTCCTGATACCATTTTGACGGATGTGGGTTCAGTCAAAGCCCCGATCGTGGAAGCGATGACCCCGTTATGGTCAAATTTTATCGGCGGACATCCCATGGCGGGAACCGCACAACAAGGAATAGAAGCCGCGCAACTGGATTTATTTACGGGAACGAAGTATGTCCTCACCCCCACAGAAAACACCCCTGTAGAAGCGCAAAAAACCCTAACCGCGATCGTTCAAGATTTAGGCACAGAATTAATCACTTGTTCACCTGAAACCCATGATCAAACAGTGGCTTGGATTTCTCATTTACCCGTTTTTGTGAGCAGCAGTTTGATCGCTTCCTGTGTTCAAGAAACTGATCGCGAGGTGGTGACATTAGCACAAAAATTAGCAAGTTCAGGATTTCGAGATACCAGTCGCGTCGGGGGAGGGAATCCTGAATTAGGGGTAATGATGGCGAAATCTAATCAAAAAGCCGTGTTGCGATCGTTGCGAATCTATCGTCAACAATTGGATAAAATGATCCATGCTATTGAGGAAGAAGACTGGGAGCAAGTCGAGAGGATGTTAGGGGAGACGAGGGAAGCGCGATCGCTTTTTACCACTAAAAAGTAG
- a CDS encoding shikimate kinase — protein MMMKTKTNLLQGLNIYLVGLMGVGKTAVGKEIAQQLNYRFFDTDDLIIRVEGKAITDIFAQKGETYFRELETKVLQELSVCTRSVIATGGGIIMKKENWSFLQQGLVVWLDAKTDLIMERLAEDNTRPLLKTENPKQTLDDLWWKRRSRYAQSDLQISIERSQSPSEIASEVLMQIPEVIKQASDQ, from the coding sequence ATGATGATGAAGACAAAGACTAATTTATTACAAGGATTAAATATTTATCTGGTTGGTTTAATGGGAGTGGGGAAAACTGCGGTTGGGAAAGAAATTGCTCAACAACTAAATTATCGCTTTTTTGATACAGATGATTTAATTATCCGAGTGGAAGGAAAAGCAATCACTGATATTTTTGCTCAGAAGGGAGAAACCTATTTTCGAGAGTTAGAAACGAAAGTTTTACAGGAATTATCCGTTTGTACTCGGAGTGTAATTGCGACGGGTGGCGGGATTATTATGAAAAAGGAAAATTGGAGTTTTTTACAACAAGGATTAGTGGTTTGGTTGGATGCAAAAACGGATTTAATTATGGAACGACTTGCTGAAGATAATACTCGCCCTTTATTAAAAACAGAAAATCCGAAACAAACTTTAGACGATTTATGGTGGAAACGTCGTTCTCGTTATGCACAATCGGATTTACAAATCTCGATCGAGCGCTCTCAATCTCCCAGTGAAATTGCTTCTGAAGTTTTGATGCAAATTCCCGAGGTAATTAAGCAAGCATCTGATCAATAG
- a CDS encoding helicase C-terminal domain-containing protein — protein sequence MTVIEAEVHTYLRSFLRNQPHLTWPHHLTMARLVARALRLKRPALMQTGTADGYCFSYLTPGLLFARPVIVVAPKTKQKQLLDSAIPQLKEWLDAKTSVMVWDQLKQPAAQDLAAYSSLILVSPQEWLRDRLLQQGCFPTGIPTIFDEADDLESWAREALTLRFTPRDWNQLLNDYPQQREIIRDVRVELTKMLYNRPQNPYECLLLNQPEQEILQRLFRVLQNISPHHHFCQFFQQTKEANQLFWADIHRERGEFTIASSPVSLAEKLAPIWQQQATVFIGGFLDWEKDAPVYRQKLGLGEMTCLRFSPDRDHNAIHLYIPDRIPMPNTEQFQPALLEKLRHLITEADFEQSLTVILVSDVPLKTQVTTDLAGKFGSRVRLETTAVKENGILVCGWEFWRKHQQDLATPQLLVMTTIPLPSLENPVVAGQVAYYKQKRQDWFRLYLLPTALRELQRAVEPLRNNQGVTALLDSRVSHRSYGKTILAALEPYARVGNWNGVCQLLRFHVDDSIGIEGDF from the coding sequence GTGACAGTTATTGAAGCAGAAGTCCATACCTATCTCCGTAGTTTTCTCCGCAATCAACCCCATCTCACCTGGCCTCATCATCTCACGATGGCGCGTTTGGTGGCGAGAGCGTTGCGCTTAAAACGCCCAGCCTTGATGCAAACGGGAACTGCGGATGGCTACTGCTTTAGCTATCTGACGCCAGGCTTGTTGTTTGCTCGTCCTGTTATTGTAGTTGCTCCCAAGACGAAACAAAAGCAATTGTTAGACAGTGCGATTCCTCAGTTGAAAGAATGGTTGGATGCTAAGACATCGGTTATGGTTTGGGATCAACTTAAACAGCCAGCTGCTCAGGATTTAGCGGCTTATTCGAGCCTAATTCTCGTTTCTCCTCAAGAATGGTTGCGCGATCGACTTTTACAGCAAGGATGCTTTCCCACAGGGATTCCGACAATTTTTGATGAAGCGGATGATTTAGAAAGTTGGGCGCGAGAAGCGTTGACATTGCGTTTTACTCCCCGTGATTGGAATCAATTACTTAATGATTATCCTCAACAACGGGAAATCATTCGAGATGTGCGCGTTGAGTTGACGAAAATGCTTTATAACCGCCCTCAAAATCCCTATGAGTGTTTATTGTTGAATCAACCCGAACAAGAGATTTTACAGAGATTATTTCGGGTATTACAGAACATTTCACCGCATCATCACTTTTGTCAGTTTTTCCAGCAAACAAAGGAAGCAAATCAATTATTTTGGGCGGATATTCATCGCGAAAGAGGAGAATTTACGATCGCCTCTTCTCCAGTTTCTCTGGCGGAAAAACTCGCTCCGATTTGGCAACAACAGGCGACTGTGTTTATTGGTGGGTTTCTAGACTGGGAAAAAGATGCTCCCGTGTATCGTCAAAAGTTGGGTTTGGGAGAGATGACTTGTTTAAGATTCTCGCCCGATCGCGATCACAATGCAATTCATTTATATATTCCCGATCGCATTCCTATGCCCAATACAGAGCAGTTTCAGCCAGCACTTTTAGAAAAATTACGCCATTTGATTACGGAAGCCGATTTTGAACAAAGTCTCACCGTGATTTTAGTCAGTGATGTGCCATTGAAAACCCAAGTCACAACGGATTTAGCGGGCAAATTTGGCTCACGAGTGCGCTTAGAAACCACTGCGGTTAAAGAAAATGGGATTTTAGTTTGTGGTTGGGAGTTTTGGCGAAAACATCAACAAGACTTAGCAACGCCACAACTGTTAGTAATGACAACAATTCCGCTACCTTCTTTAGAAAATCCTGTGGTTGCGGGACAAGTGGCGTACTATAAACAAAAGCGCCAAGATTGGTTTCGTCTTTATTTGTTACCGACGGCTCTACGAGAATTACAAAGAGCCGTAGAACCTTTACGAAACAATCAAGGGGTGACTGCGTTATTAGATAGCCGTGTCAGTCATCGTAGTTATGGGAAAACGATTCTGGCGGCGTTAGAGCCTTATGCGCGAGTGGGAAATTGGAACGGAGTCTGTCAGTTATTGCGTTTCCACGTTGACGACTCCATTGGGATTGAAGGTGACTTCTAA